In Eupeodes corollae chromosome 3, idEupCoro1.1, whole genome shotgun sequence, a single genomic region encodes these proteins:
- the LOC129949590 gene encoding FAD-dependent oxidoreductase domain-containing protein 1, with the protein MQLLKTIPCHINLTKRLINHSNKCFLSSSQKLFSEKESDEDPNHPLRRTLNLLTRDFKSMRDFFRTSPNATESNDQKSNEKFSKDPDVPTEEFQTHCDVLIIGGGGIGSSISYWLKEKARNGLNVVVVEKDPTYRKSFAVQSYHGLHQNFTVPENIQVSMYGADFIRDIKKHLGNVNVNFTPYGSLRLACEENVDELKSISRLQNELGVRNELLTPEKIKAKFPWINTEGIVLGSHGLEKEGWFDPLALLFGYKNKALEYGAHFVDGEIIGFELQSQSNVLVDGEEAQGYQALDKAVVKMHDGEKRTIKFALCVIAGGSSSGKIARLARIGNATGLLSIPLPVEERKRNKYVFSSMGQEVPAFSTPLVIDPSGCYFTREGLSGNYLCGTNKSTLNEAKIQNSESGQDIFETEILPNLSQRVKAFSDAKVKKSWTETYEYNSFDENGIIGTHPYYNNLYIATGFNRHGIQQSPAVGRGISELIIDGRYRSIDLSRLGFDRFVVNQPLYEVSAI; encoded by the exons ATGCAGCTATTAAAAACCATACCGTGTCATATTAATTTGACAAAAAGACTTATCAATCACTCAAACAAATGCTTTCTATCTTCATCGCAAAAGTTATTCAGTGAAAAAGAATCCGACGAAGATCCCAACCATCCCCTGCGAAGAACGCTGAACCTTCTCACGAGGGATTTTAAGTCTATGAGAGACTTCTTTCGTACAAGTCCAAATGCGACAGAATCCAACGATCAAAAATCTAATGAGAAATTCTCAAAGGATCCCGACGTACCAACAGAAGAATTTCAAACGCACTGCGATGTGTTAATTATTGGAGGTGGCGGTATTGGTTCATCAATTTCGTATTGGCTAAAGGAAAAGGCTAGAAATGGTCTTAATGTTGTGGTTGTTGAGAAGGATCCTACT taTAGAAAATCTTTTGCCGTTCAATCATACCATGGGCTTCACCAAAACTTTACGGTTCCTGAAAATATTCAAGTATCAATGTATGGTGCTGATTTTATAAGAGATATTAAGAAGCACTTGGGCAATGTCAATGTAAATTTTACACCCTATGGTTCCTTAAGACTGGCATGTGAAGAAAATGTTGATGAGCTCAAAAGCATATCCAGATTACAAAATGAGTTGGGAGTCCGAAATGAACTTCTTACTCCAGAGAAAATAAAAGCCAAATTTCCTTGGATTAATACGGAAGGCATTGTTCTCG GTAGTCATGGTCTAGAAAAAGAGGGCTGGTTTGATCCCCTAGCTTTATTATTTGGCTACAAAAATAAAGCATTGGAATACGGAGCCCATTTTGTTGATGGAGAAATCATTGGTTTCGAATTACAAAGTCAATCTAACGTTCTAGTCGATGGTGAAGAAGCGCAAGGTTATCAAGCTCTAGATAAAGCAGTAGTGAAAATGCATGATGGCGAAAAACGTACAATTAAATTCGCCTTGTGCGTCATTGCTGGCGGATCAAGTTCCGGTAAAATAGCCCGACTAGCTCGTATAGGAAACGCTACAGGTCTTTTAAGCATCCCACTGCCCGTGGAAGAAAGAAAACgcaataaatatgtatttagttCTATGGGACAGGAAGTGCCTGCATTCTCTACGCCTTTGGTGATAGATCCCAGTGGATGTTATTTTACCCGCGAAGGATTAAGTGGCAATTATTTATGTGGTACAAATAAAAGCACATTGAATGAAGCGAAAATTCAAAACTCAGAATCTGGAcaagacatttttgaaactgAAATTTTGCCAAATCTTTCGCAACGTGTCAAGGCTTTTTCAGAtgcgaaagttaaaaaaagctgGACCGAAACATACGAATATAATAGCTTTGACGAAAATGGAATTATTGGAACTCATCCGTACTATAATAATCTATATATAGCGACTGGATTTAATCGTCATGGTATACAGCAATCGCCGGCGGTAGGTCGTGGCATATCCGAGCTTATAATTGATGGGAGGTATAGAAGCATTGATTTGTCACGTTTAGGTTTTGACAGATTTGTTGTTAATCAGCCATTGTATGAAGTAAGcgctatttaa